GGATTTTGACGGAACTCATGGCGCCTCACCTCCGGTGTGGTCTGCAGACGAGTTCGACGGCTCGTGCCCGTCCGACCCGGTTCCCGAGCGTTCGGCCCCGGCGTGGGTCTCGAACTGGGTTCCGAACAGATCGTACCACAGCTCCTGCGTGACTAGCAGCGGCTGGTACGGACTGAGTTCGGTTTCGGCCGCCGTGACGACGACGTCACCGTCGGTAGTCGCCTGGAACAGCGGCGGCATCGACTCGCCGTCGGGTCGGTGGGTACTGATCTCGAAGGAGTCCAGTCCGGCCCGATCGGCGACCTCGTAGATCGCGTCGTCGACCGTTCCGATCTCGTCGGCGTAGCCGTTCTCGACGGCTTCGACGCCGGTGTACGTGCGAGCGTGAGCGACCTCCTCGCGATCCAGTTCGAGTTCGTCACCGCGGTTTTCCATCACGCTCTCGAGGAAGACCTCCTGTATCGTCTCGGTCTGGGCGCGGTCGTCGTCGGGGTGGAACGTTCCCTTGTCGGGGGCGCTGTTGCCCTCGTTCGGCCCGCTGGGCATCGGAGCGGGACCGGCGACGCCGACGCTCCCGACCTGTGCGGTCGGCGCGACGTAGATGTCGTCGGCCGTTAGCATCGTGTAGTACGCGCCCGAGGCACCGATCGAGTCGACCGCCGCGATGACCGGCATCTCCTGGGCGGTCCGCTCGACGGCTGTATACATCCGTTCGCTCGAACCCGGTGAGCCACCGCCGCTATCGACGTCGAGGACGACGGCCTCGATCGAGTCGTTGTGGCGCGCTTCCCTGAGTTCGTCCTCGACGAACTGTGACGTTCCCGAGTGAATGATCCCATTGACTTCGATAACGGCGACCGTTCCATCGTCGTCGCTCGTCTGTCCGTACACCTGTGGTGCCACGAGTGCACCCACGATGACGGCAACGAGCGCCACGACGGCGAGTTGCTGTCGGCGTGGAATTTTATCGATTGGCCATAACGTCATGTCAATCGTAACTCATTCTCTCGTGATAATAGTCCCGTACCCGTGTTTTCTCCCTCAGAAAACGCATCCACGGGATCGGTACCACTATATGGCTACAGTATTTATCGATCAGGTTCGTGCCGGAAACATCCGGCCTCTATGCGATTCGAAGCGGTCCGTTCCATTGGTCCGCCGAACTCTCTAGGATGTCAGTGCTTGAATTACGGATCCGTGACACGACGAAAGCGTTCCCGTGACCTCGATCGTCACGAACCGACTTCCGTCTCCGTTCCGGACGACTATGTTATAAATTATATTTTGCTATATACAAATCGACT
This genomic stretch from Halosolutus amylolyticus harbors:
- a CDS encoding S49 family peptidase, yielding MTLWPIDKIPRRQQLAVVALVAVIVGALVAPQVYGQTSDDDGTVAVIEVNGIIHSGTSQFVEDELREARHNDSIEAVVLDVDSGGGSPGSSERMYTAVERTAQEMPVIAAVDSIGASGAYYTMLTADDIYVAPTAQVGSVGVAGPAPMPSGPNEGNSAPDKGTFHPDDDRAQTETIQEVFLESVMENRGDELELDREEVAHARTYTGVEAVENGYADEIGTVDDAIYEVADRAGLDSFEISTHRPDGESMPPLFQATTDGDVVVTAAETELSPYQPLLVTQELWYDLFGTQFETHAGAERSGTGSDGHEPSNSSADHTGGEAP